In the genome of Dermacentor andersoni chromosome 3, qqDerAnde1_hic_scaffold, whole genome shotgun sequence, one region contains:
- the LOC129386357 gene encoding uncharacterized protein: MHTDRAPLLDEVESFDGEGTEAGLQQPSSPAPQKVAPVASVSVDAAAVQIGDGAADSGSTHDSQGGGSGAENAFRDAPSPSSRSVAALMEAEGDRASPRGRPLDWRRRMSHIFSLSRYSPTHLLITLLNLTVMFLLLLFWRQKIVQHKSKIL, from the exons ATGCACACTGACCGCGCTCCGCTTCTGGACGAAGTCGAGTCGTTCGACGGCGAGGGAACTGAAGCGGGCCTCCAACAGCCTTCGTCCCCTGCCCCACAAAAGGTAGCTCCGGTGGCCAGTGTAAGTGTAGACGCTGCAGCCGTCCAGATTGGAGATGGCGCGGCTGATTCCGGATCCACGCACGACAGTCAAGGGGGCGGAAGTGGCGCAGAGAACGCTTTTCGGGACGCTCCGAGTCCCTCTTCTCGATCAGTGGCTGCTCTCATGGAAGCAGAAG GTGATCGAGCATCTCCGAGGGGCCGTCCACTAGACTGGCGTAGGCGAATGTCGCACATCTTCTCCCTCTCGCGGTACTCGCCCACGCACctgctcatcacgctgctcaacCTGACCGTGATGTTCCTTCTGCTGCTCTTCTGGCGCCAGAAGATTGTCCAGCACAAGTCGAAGATACTTTGA